The window TCGTGGCCACCGACCCCGACACCGCCGCCCGCCTGACCGGCGAGGCCACTGGGCGCGGGCACCTGAGCGGCACCTACCTGCACTACGCCGCCCCCGCCGCGCTGGACCGCGAGCGGCGCCTGCTGCTGAACGCGGCGGGCGGCCTGATCCAGAATGCCCACTGGCTGTCCAACGCTGTGCCGGGGCGCGCGCCCGAAGGCCAGCACCTCCTGACCGTCACCGTGCTGGGCCTGCCGGGTGCGGGCGATGACGCGCTGGACGCTCAGGTGCGCGGCGAACTGGCGACTTGGTACGGCGAGGCGGCGGTTCGTTCGCTGCGCACGCTGCTGGTGGAGCGCATTCACCACGCGCAGTATCCGCAGCCCCCCGAATACGCCGCCACGCTGGCCGGCCATGCCACCCGCTTAAGTGGGGTGCTGCTGGCCGGCGAGGTCACGGCCATGAGCAGCATTCAGGGGGCCATGGAAAGCGGCGAGAAGGCAGCGGCCATCGTGCTGGGCGACCCGGTGGGCATGAGCCGCCCCCGGGGAGCCTGAGATGACCGCCCGATTAGATCACCTCGTGGTGGCGGCGCGCACCCTGGACGAGGGCCGCGCGTGGCTGGAAGGCCGCCTGCGCGTGCCCGCCCAGCCCGGCGGCGAACACCCGCAGTTCGGCACCCACAACCTCCTGCTGTCGCTGGGCCCGGAGGCCTACCTGGAGGTCATCGCCGTGAACCCGCAGGCCCCGGCCCCCGGGCGCCCGCGCTGGTTTGCCCTGGACACCCCGGCGGTGCAGGAGCGGCTGTCTCACGGCCCGGCCCTGCTTCACTGGGTGGCGGCCGTTCCGGCGCGGCCCGTGGGCAGGGACGTGCTGGCCCTGTCGCGCGGCGAGCACCGCTGGACCCTGACCGTGCCCGAAGACGGCGGGCTGCCGGGCGGCGGCGTGGTGCCCTCGCAGATTCACTGGGAGACCCCGCCGCCCCCCACCCGCCTGCCGGATGTGGGGGTGCGCCTGGCCCACCTGCAGCTGGGCACCCCCGACCCGGACGCGCTGCGCGGGCACCTGCGGGCCCTGGCCTTTGCCGGTGAGGTGGAGGTCTACGAAGCCCCCCAGCCCGAACTGCGCGCGGTGCTGGACACCCCGCGCGGGCCTGTAGAGCTGTAGCGTCCAGGGGACTTAACGGGGTGGCCGGCCCGGGACCATGCGGGGCCGGCGCCGGTGCAGCAGCGCCGCCGCCACCAGCCCGCCCACGAACCCAAACAGGTGCGCTTCCCAGGACACCGCCGGGTTGGTGGGCAACACCCCCCACAGAATCCCGCCGTACAGCAAAAAGGCCACCACCGCCACCCCCATCGCCAGCGGCGTGCGCTCCCACCACCCTACGCCCAGCAGGTAGGCCAGCAGCCCGAACACCAGCGCGCTGGCCCCCAGATGCACGCTGCCGCCCCGTCCCAGCAGCCACACCAGGCCGCCCCCCACCACCACGATCACCAGCAGCGCCGCCAGAAAGCGCCAGGGTCCGCGCAGCGCGCTCATGAAGCTCAGGGCGGCCAGCGGCACGGTATTCGCCAGCAGGTGCCCGAAGCCGGCGTGCAGAAAGGGTGCTGTCAGGATGTGCCACAGGGCGCCGGGCTCGCGCGGCTGAATGCCGTAGTAATCCAGGCGGCCACCAAACACAAATAGGTCAGCTGCTTCCTGCACCCAGAGGCCGGTGAGAAGCAGGGTGGTGAGGCCGGTGGCGGGGAGGAGGCCGGACCGGGAGGCCAGGGTGCGGGGGGGAGGGGGGGGCCGCATGGGTTTAGCATGACGGAAAAGGGGGTGGGGGGCGTCGCTCCTTGGGGGGAGGTGGGGGCGGTGGTTGTTTCTTTTGGGGGGGCGGTGGCTTGGCCCGCGCTGGCCCCACCCCCCCTGCCCCCCTACCCCAGAGGGGCAGGGGGGAGCAGCGCTGCGCTAGGCAAGAGTTTCTACTGAAGTCGGCTGGGGTTGCTCTACTCGTTAACGTGTCCGGCTTCGACGCCGTCCGCTGGTAACGCGCAATGGCCCGCGCCCTTCGGGCACGACGGCCTCGTCTGGACCTGGGCGGTAGAGGGGCAAGAAGGCTTGGTGCGGCCCAGAAAGTTCTACTTTTGAAAAACACAACGGCCAAATGCCGAAGCTGCTTTTCAAAGTAGAACCTCGTGCCCTAAGCGTCCCCCCCCTCCACCCCTACGGGGCAAGCAACGGAAGCCGTCGTGCGCGCAGCGCGCGGGCGTGGGGCGATGGACGGAGAGGGGCCACGGCGTACACAGCGGGGCGAAGTCTGGCCGCCCCAAATCGTCAGTCAACGTTTGCCAGCGCAGCGCCGCTCCCCCCGTCCCCTCTGGGGATGGGGGGCTGGGGGGGTGGGGCAACCGCAGACAAACTCAACTGCCTTCAACCCTGCGCCCGCATCCACCCCACCACCCCCTCGACCGGCACCACCGCCACCACCCCACTGCGCCGAACCTTCACCTCCACCTGCCCCTGGGCCACCCCCCGCCCCACCGTCACCCGGTACGGCAACCCCAGCAGATCCGCGTCGGCAAACTTGACGCCCGCCCGCTCGGCACGGTCATCCAGCAGCGTGTCTATCCCAGCGGCCCGCAGCTGCCCATACAGCGTCTCGGCCGCCGCCCGTTGCGCACCGTCCTGCACGTCCACCACCACCAGATGCACCCGGTACGGCGCGATGGCCTCCGGCCACACCAGCCCCCGCTCATCGCACAGCTGCTCGGCCACCGCCTGGGCCAGCCGCGTGACCCCAATGCCGTAGCAGCCCATTTGGAACGGCTGCGCCTGGCCGCTGGCGGCCGTGAACGTAGCGCCCATCGCCTGCGCGTAGCGCGTGCCCAGTTGAAACACATGCCCCACCTCAATGCCGCGCGCCGCCTGCAGGGGCTGGGTGCCGTCATGCGCGGCCCCTTCGCCTGCGCGGGCCAACCGCAGGTCCACCACCTCCGGCAAGGCGTACTCGCCCCCGCCCGTCAGGGTCTGCCAGTTCGCGCCCGTCACGTGCCAGTCGGCTTCGCCCGCGCCGGTGGCAAAGTTGCGCAGCTCGGCGCCCGCTGCGTCGCACAGGCGCAGGAAGCCCGGGTGCAGGTCCGCCTGCTGGGCAATCAGGCCATCCGGCAGGTCCGGTGCCAGAAAACCCAGCGGCAGCGGCGCAGTGGCCCAGGCGGCGGTCCGGGTCACTTCCAGTTCAATCAGGTCGCCCGCCACCCGCGCCTGCACCGCGTTCCACAGCTTCACTGCATTCACCTGATGGTCGCCGCGCAGGCTCACCAGCACCGGGGTCAGGCGCCGCTGCCCCTCCTGCACACTCACTGCCTCATACAGCACGGTGTTCAGCAGATGGGCCGGGTCGCAGCCCAGCGCCGCGCAGGCCGCCGCCACCGTGGCTGCGCCCGGGGTGTGGTGCCGGGACAGCGTACCGAACGGGCTGGGCCGGGCCGCCTGCGCCCGTGAGACGGCGCGTTCGACGTTGGCGGCGTAGCGGCCGTCTTCCGTATACAGCACCTCGTCTTCGCCCACCGCGCTCAGGACCATGAACTCGCGGCTCTCGGCCCCGCCGATGTTCCCGCTGTCGGCCTGCACCGCCCGCCACGCCACCCCCAGGCGGCTAAGAATGCGGCCGTAGGCGGCGCTCATGGCTTCAAAGTGCTCGCGCAGGCTGGCTTCGTCGGCATGAAAGGAGTAGGCGTCTTTCATCACGAATTCGCGGGTGCGCAGCAGGCCAAAGCGCGGGCGCAACTCGTCGCGGAACTTGCGGCCAATCTGGTACACGCTGACCGGCAGGTCACGGTAACTGCGCGCCAGACCGCGCACCACGTCCAGCGCCACTTCTTCGTGCGTGGGGCCCAGGGCGTGCGCCCGGCCGGCCCGGTCGGTCACGGTGAACATGATCCCTTCGGCCTGCGTGTACGCCGCCCAGCGCCCGGAGGCGTCCCACAGGTGCTGAGGCTGCAGCACCGGCAGGCTCACCTCCTGCGACAGGCCGTCCAGTTCCTCGCGGATCAGGGCTTCAAGCTTGTGCATGGTGCGGGTCATCAGCGGCAGGTGGGCGTACAGGCCGCTGCCCACCCGGCGCACGTACCCGGCGCGCAGCAGCAGGCGGATACCCGGGGTTTCCGCGCCTTCCGGCGCCTCG of the Deinococcus aquaedulcis genome contains:
- a CDS encoding proline--tRNA ligase; protein product: MKLESSLFRTWREAPEGAETPGIRLLLRAGYVRRVGSGLYAHLPLMTRTMHKLEALIREELDGLSQEVSLPVLQPQHLWDASGRWAAYTQAEGIMFTVTDRAGRAHALGPTHEEVALDVVRGLARSYRDLPVSVYQIGRKFRDELRPRFGLLRTREFVMKDAYSFHADEASLREHFEAMSAAYGRILSRLGVAWRAVQADSGNIGGAESREFMVLSAVGEDEVLYTEDGRYAANVERAVSRAQAARPSPFGTLSRHHTPGAATVAAACAALGCDPAHLLNTVLYEAVSVQEGQRRLTPVLVSLRGDHQVNAVKLWNAVQARVAGDLIELEVTRTAAWATAPLPLGFLAPDLPDGLIAQQADLHPGFLRLCDAAGAELRNFATGAGEADWHVTGANWQTLTGGGEYALPEVVDLRLARAGEGAAHDGTQPLQAARGIEVGHVFQLGTRYAQAMGATFTAASGQAQPFQMGCYGIGVTRLAQAVAEQLCDERGLVWPEAIAPYRVHLVVVDVQDGAQRAAAETLYGQLRAAGIDTLLDDRAERAGVKFADADLLGLPYRVTVGRGVAQGQVEVKVRRSGVVAVVPVEGVVGWMRAQG
- a CDS encoding VOC family protein encodes the protein MTARLDHLVVAARTLDEGRAWLEGRLRVPAQPGGEHPQFGTHNLLLSLGPEAYLEVIAVNPQAPAPGRPRWFALDTPAVQERLSHGPALLHWVAAVPARPVGRDVLALSRGEHRWTLTVPEDGGLPGGGVVPSQIHWETPPPPTRLPDVGVRLAHLQLGTPDPDALRGHLRALAFAGEVEVYEAPQPELRAVLDTPRGPVEL
- a CDS encoding rhomboid family intramembrane serine protease produces the protein MRPPPPPRTLASRSGLLPATGLTTLLLTGLWVQEAADLFVFGGRLDYYGIQPREPGALWHILTAPFLHAGFGHLLANTVPLAALSFMSALRGPWRFLAALLVIVVVGGGLVWLLGRGGSVHLGASALVFGLLAYLLGVGWWERTPLAMGVAVVAFLLYGGILWGVLPTNPAVSWEAHLFGFVGGLVAAALLHRRRPRMVPGRPPR